One segment of Clavelina lepadiformis chromosome 2, kaClaLepa1.1, whole genome shotgun sequence DNA contains the following:
- the LOC143446529 gene encoding histone-lysine N-methyltransferase SETDB1-B-like isoform X1, with translation MEKMDLKEMLGSKLEDMVHSVFTDELKKLAFSEESNASSYDKLSKSVDDNVVNKLPVMHKLFEELDKDVTKLEQQSYQFTDELNTLLVNEAEDGTTNKETAEVVSREEVLMQKETNIPEAGQQNLEDMFKYVRNGKIDSDVLQAGKPVLAFCKNEWKKAAIIDKQRHREKQKYKVRFEETNHKSLLQANHLACLETYSLFRPGQIPAGSRVAANYRDEGLYSGIVAEAEDKAVNRGRFLVFFDDGYAMYCFPKNVYLTYGPQINVWNEISHRDTAQYIKEYLSTPERQMLSVKEGQTLKVEFDGEWHKARCLKVDCSLVEILYFSDNSREWIYRGSMRLEPLYRQQHMKIHPEKSNQIARAHTGMRRAHIEIVDLTGDQTENAEPEGISPSKKEGQWEAPWSRRLSDQKSSTNQTAPTKIPDSFTEMNGGFDMASRIFSRFERRSKSVESEIDMPSTTRMSSKSKLSQKLSEDPDKSGIIDDGIDEDLLPQNISKISPPYTLHTCSPHCVTAFTWKTKSLAGANPLIKPLLRGWTRDVCRLKIGSLQRIFHHVYYRAPCGRSCRNMNDVERYLFECNINELDYDHFCFDHTVRTVIGNPAKAGCVITKPPRDAKYFNPDYSGGKEDMPVSCVNEIGSEEPPRMPYTKMRKPGTGVKINRSPNFMVCCDCPDNCRDRSKCPCQQLTVQATSCCRGGKTKKQAGYQHKRLFSFLPTGIYECNDRCKCNQQCKNRVVQKGLQCRLQMFKTQKKGWGIRCLDDIARGTFVCIYTGMIQTEVNANEEGLQNGDEYLAELDHIEVAESQKEEYDSANSSGVDMQSDFSDDGCSSDNAEQARYSTDTDDDDSEIAEKKLDALLGGQQRKLGYSAEVSPPNLPENIHKRRGKMVMKKLVSENKNSLFQQLQDDDTTDTDSDGEIITRPVARKSTGGNKVGVDLDSDEETIGTRKYFGPQGTFIINAKKTGNLGRYLNHSCTPNLMVQNVFIDTHDLRFPWVAFFASSTIRSGMELTWDYNYVVGSIPDRVIHCYCGSTKCRKRLL, from the exons ATGGAGAAAATGGACTTAAAAGAAATGCTTGGATCAAAACTTGAAGACATG GTCCATTCTGTCTTTACTGATGAGCTGAAGAAGCTTGCATTTAGCGAGGAATCAAATGCCTCAAGTTATGACAAACTTTCAAAAAGTGTTGATGACAATGTTGTCAATAAG CTTCCAGTAATGCACAAGTTGTTTGAAGAGCTTGACAAAGATGTAACCAAACTAGAACAGCAATCTTATCAATTTACGGATGAGCTAAATACTTTGCTAGTAAATGAAGCAGAAGATGGAACAACAAACAAA GAAACAGCGGAGGTTGTTTCTCGTGAGGAAGTTTTAATGCAAAAGGAGACAAATATTCCTGAAGCAG GACAGCAAAACCTTGAGGATATGTTCAAGTATGTGAGAAATGGTAAAATAGATTCTGATGTCTTGCAAGCTGGTAAACCAGTTCTTGCTTTCTGTAAGAATGAATGGAAAAAAGCTGCCATTATAGACAAACAGAGGCACagggaaaaacaaaaatataag GTTCGATTTGAAGAAACTAATCATAAAAGCCTTCTTCAAGCCAACCATCTTGCTTGTCTTGAAACATACTCATTGTTTCGGCCAGGTCAGATCCCAGCTGGATCACGGGTTGCTGCAAACTATCGAGACGAAG GCTTGTACAGTGGCATTGTAGCTGAAGCCGAAGATAAAGCGGTCAACAGAGGAAGATTTCTAGTTTTTTTTGATGATGGTTACGCCATGTACTGTTTTCCAAAAAACGTATATTTGACTTACGGGCCTCAAATAAATGTGTGGAATGAAATCAGTCACAG AGACACTGCTCAGTACATAAAAGAATACCTTTCAACTCCAGAACGACAGATGTTAAGCGTGAAGGAAGGACAGACGTTAAAG GTTGAGTTTGATGGAGAGTGGCACAAAGCTCGCTGTTTAAAAGTGGACTGTAGCTTGGTTGAAATCCTGTATTTTTCGGACAACAGCCGGGAATGGATTTATCGTGGATCAATGCGCCTTGAACCATTGTATCGTCAACAACACATG AAAATACACCCggaaaaatcaaatcaaattgCTCGGGCTCATACTGGGATGAGACGAGCTCATATAGAGATTGTTGACTTAACCGGTGATCAAACAG AAAATGCGGAACCAGAAGGTATTTCACCATCCAAAAAGGAAG GTCAGTGGGAAGCACCATGGTCTCGTCGCCTGTCCGACCAAAAATCTAGCACAAATCAAACTGCCCCAACTAAGATTCCGGATTCGTTTACAGAAATGAATGGAGGCTTTGATATGGCTAGTCGGATATTCAGCCGATTCGAGCGAAGGAGCAAATCTGTTGAAAGCGAAATAGACATGCCAAGTACAACCAG AATGTCATCGAAATCCAAGCTTTCTCAAAAATTATCAGAGGACCCTGACAAGTCTGGAATT ATTGATGACGGCATTGATGAAGATTTACTACCTCAGAATATCAGCAAAATTTCTCCCCCGTACACACTCCATACCTGTTCACCTCATTGTGTTACTGCTTTTACGTGGAAGACTAAAAGCCTTGCTGG GGCCAACCCACTTATAAAGCCTCTTCTCCGAGGCTGGACTAGAGACGTTTGTCGTCTTAAAATTGGCTCATTGCAGCGAATATTTCATCACGTTTACTATCGAGCTCCATGTGGTCGTTCTTGTCGTAACATGAATGATGTGGAACGATACCTTTTCGAGTGTAATATCAACGAGCTCGACTATGATCACTTTTGTTTTGACCACACAGTTCGAACGGTGATAGGCAATCCTGCAAAGGCTGGTTGCGTCATCACGAAGCCACCGAGGGATGCAAAATACTTCAACCCTGACTACTCAG GGGGGAAGGAGGACATGCCTGTAAGCTGTGTGAATGAAATTGGTTCAGAAGAGCCACCTCGAATGCCCTACACCAAGATGAGAAAACCTGGAACTGGCGTCAAAATCAACAGGTCACCAAACTTTATGGTCTGCTGCGACTGCCCAGATAACTGTCGTGATCGCTCAAAGTGTCCATGTCAGCAGCTGACTGTTCAGGCAACTTCTTGCTGTCGTGGAGGAAAGACAAAAAAGCAGGCTGGTTATCAACATAAGCGACTATTCAGCTTTTTACCTACCGG AATCTATGAATGCAATGATCGATGTAAATGCAACCAGCAATGCAAGAACAGGGTAGTTCAGAAAGGTTTGCAATGCAGACTTCAGATGTTTAAGACACAGAAGAAAGGCTGGGGCATTCGCTGTTTGGATGATATCGCTCGTGGGACGTTTGTGTGCATTTACACGG GCATGATACAGACAGAAGTAAATGCAAACGAGGAAGGCTTGCAGAACGGTGATGAATACCTTGCTGAACTTGACCACATAGAAGTTGCTGAGAGTCAGAAGGAGGAGTATGACTCGGCAAACTCAAGTGGAGTCGATATGCAAAGTGACTTCAGTGACGATGGTTGTAGCTCAGA CAATGCCGAACAAGCAAGGTATAGCACAGATACTGATGATGATGATTCTGAG ATTGCTGAGAAAAAGCTTGATGCTTTGTTAGGAG GCCAACAAAGGAAACTTGGATATTCAGCTGAGGTCTCACCTCCCAATCTACCAGAAAACATCCACAAACGAAGAGGAAAGATGGTGATGAAGAAACTGGTTTcggaaaacaaaaaca GTTTGTTCCAGCAGCTACAAGATGATGATACAACTGACACGGACTCCGACGGAGAAATCATAACACGACCTGTAGCTCGGAAGTCGACTGGTGGAAACAAGGTTGGTGTTGACCTTGACAGCGACGAAGAAACAATTGGAACGAGAAAATATTTCGGACCTCAAGGAACGTTCATCATCAATGCAAAGAAGACAGGAAATCTGGGTCGCTATTTGAATCATTCCTGTACTCCAAACCTTATGGTGCAGAATGTCTTCATTGATACTCACGACTTGAGATTTCCGTGGGTAGCTTTTTTTGCAAGCAG taCGATTCGTTCTGGGATGGAACTAACTTGGGATTACAATTATGTGGTTGGGTCTATTCCGGACCGAGTTATTCATTGCTATTGTGGATCTACTAAGTGCCGAAAAAGACTGCTCTAA
- the LOC143446529 gene encoding histone-lysine N-methyltransferase SETDB1-B-like isoform X2: protein MFKYVRNGKIDSDVLQAGKPVLAFCKNEWKKAAIIDKQRHREKQKYKVRFEETNHKSLLQANHLACLETYSLFRPGQIPAGSRVAANYRDEGLYSGIVAEAEDKAVNRGRFLVFFDDGYAMYCFPKNVYLTYGPQINVWNEISHRDTAQYIKEYLSTPERQMLSVKEGQTLKVEFDGEWHKARCLKVDCSLVEILYFSDNSREWIYRGSMRLEPLYRQQHMKIHPEKSNQIARAHTGMRRAHIEIVDLTGDQTENAEPEGISPSKKEGQWEAPWSRRLSDQKSSTNQTAPTKIPDSFTEMNGGFDMASRIFSRFERRSKSVESEIDMPSTTRMSSKSKLSQKLSEDPDKSGIIDDGIDEDLLPQNISKISPPYTLHTCSPHCVTAFTWKTKSLAGANPLIKPLLRGWTRDVCRLKIGSLQRIFHHVYYRAPCGRSCRNMNDVERYLFECNINELDYDHFCFDHTVRTVIGNPAKAGCVITKPPRDAKYFNPDYSGGKEDMPVSCVNEIGSEEPPRMPYTKMRKPGTGVKINRSPNFMVCCDCPDNCRDRSKCPCQQLTVQATSCCRGGKTKKQAGYQHKRLFSFLPTGIYECNDRCKCNQQCKNRVVQKGLQCRLQMFKTQKKGWGIRCLDDIARGTFVCIYTGMIQTEVNANEEGLQNGDEYLAELDHIEVAESQKEEYDSANSSGVDMQSDFSDDGCSSDNAEQARYSTDTDDDDSEIAEKKLDALLGGQQRKLGYSAEVSPPNLPENIHKRRGKMVMKKLVSENKNSLFQQLQDDDTTDTDSDGEIITRPVARKSTGGNKVGVDLDSDEETIGTRKYFGPQGTFIINAKKTGNLGRYLNHSCTPNLMVQNVFIDTHDLRFPWVAFFASSTIRSGMELTWDYNYVVGSIPDRVIHCYCGSTKCRKRLL from the exons ATGTTCAAGTATGTGAGAAATGGTAAAATAGATTCTGATGTCTTGCAAGCTGGTAAACCAGTTCTTGCTTTCTGTAAGAATGAATGGAAAAAAGCTGCCATTATAGACAAACAGAGGCACagggaaaaacaaaaatataag GTTCGATTTGAAGAAACTAATCATAAAAGCCTTCTTCAAGCCAACCATCTTGCTTGTCTTGAAACATACTCATTGTTTCGGCCAGGTCAGATCCCAGCTGGATCACGGGTTGCTGCAAACTATCGAGACGAAG GCTTGTACAGTGGCATTGTAGCTGAAGCCGAAGATAAAGCGGTCAACAGAGGAAGATTTCTAGTTTTTTTTGATGATGGTTACGCCATGTACTGTTTTCCAAAAAACGTATATTTGACTTACGGGCCTCAAATAAATGTGTGGAATGAAATCAGTCACAG AGACACTGCTCAGTACATAAAAGAATACCTTTCAACTCCAGAACGACAGATGTTAAGCGTGAAGGAAGGACAGACGTTAAAG GTTGAGTTTGATGGAGAGTGGCACAAAGCTCGCTGTTTAAAAGTGGACTGTAGCTTGGTTGAAATCCTGTATTTTTCGGACAACAGCCGGGAATGGATTTATCGTGGATCAATGCGCCTTGAACCATTGTATCGTCAACAACACATG AAAATACACCCggaaaaatcaaatcaaattgCTCGGGCTCATACTGGGATGAGACGAGCTCATATAGAGATTGTTGACTTAACCGGTGATCAAACAG AAAATGCGGAACCAGAAGGTATTTCACCATCCAAAAAGGAAG GTCAGTGGGAAGCACCATGGTCTCGTCGCCTGTCCGACCAAAAATCTAGCACAAATCAAACTGCCCCAACTAAGATTCCGGATTCGTTTACAGAAATGAATGGAGGCTTTGATATGGCTAGTCGGATATTCAGCCGATTCGAGCGAAGGAGCAAATCTGTTGAAAGCGAAATAGACATGCCAAGTACAACCAG AATGTCATCGAAATCCAAGCTTTCTCAAAAATTATCAGAGGACCCTGACAAGTCTGGAATT ATTGATGACGGCATTGATGAAGATTTACTACCTCAGAATATCAGCAAAATTTCTCCCCCGTACACACTCCATACCTGTTCACCTCATTGTGTTACTGCTTTTACGTGGAAGACTAAAAGCCTTGCTGG GGCCAACCCACTTATAAAGCCTCTTCTCCGAGGCTGGACTAGAGACGTTTGTCGTCTTAAAATTGGCTCATTGCAGCGAATATTTCATCACGTTTACTATCGAGCTCCATGTGGTCGTTCTTGTCGTAACATGAATGATGTGGAACGATACCTTTTCGAGTGTAATATCAACGAGCTCGACTATGATCACTTTTGTTTTGACCACACAGTTCGAACGGTGATAGGCAATCCTGCAAAGGCTGGTTGCGTCATCACGAAGCCACCGAGGGATGCAAAATACTTCAACCCTGACTACTCAG GGGGGAAGGAGGACATGCCTGTAAGCTGTGTGAATGAAATTGGTTCAGAAGAGCCACCTCGAATGCCCTACACCAAGATGAGAAAACCTGGAACTGGCGTCAAAATCAACAGGTCACCAAACTTTATGGTCTGCTGCGACTGCCCAGATAACTGTCGTGATCGCTCAAAGTGTCCATGTCAGCAGCTGACTGTTCAGGCAACTTCTTGCTGTCGTGGAGGAAAGACAAAAAAGCAGGCTGGTTATCAACATAAGCGACTATTCAGCTTTTTACCTACCGG AATCTATGAATGCAATGATCGATGTAAATGCAACCAGCAATGCAAGAACAGGGTAGTTCAGAAAGGTTTGCAATGCAGACTTCAGATGTTTAAGACACAGAAGAAAGGCTGGGGCATTCGCTGTTTGGATGATATCGCTCGTGGGACGTTTGTGTGCATTTACACGG GCATGATACAGACAGAAGTAAATGCAAACGAGGAAGGCTTGCAGAACGGTGATGAATACCTTGCTGAACTTGACCACATAGAAGTTGCTGAGAGTCAGAAGGAGGAGTATGACTCGGCAAACTCAAGTGGAGTCGATATGCAAAGTGACTTCAGTGACGATGGTTGTAGCTCAGA CAATGCCGAACAAGCAAGGTATAGCACAGATACTGATGATGATGATTCTGAG ATTGCTGAGAAAAAGCTTGATGCTTTGTTAGGAG GCCAACAAAGGAAACTTGGATATTCAGCTGAGGTCTCACCTCCCAATCTACCAGAAAACATCCACAAACGAAGAGGAAAGATGGTGATGAAGAAACTGGTTTcggaaaacaaaaaca GTTTGTTCCAGCAGCTACAAGATGATGATACAACTGACACGGACTCCGACGGAGAAATCATAACACGACCTGTAGCTCGGAAGTCGACTGGTGGAAACAAGGTTGGTGTTGACCTTGACAGCGACGAAGAAACAATTGGAACGAGAAAATATTTCGGACCTCAAGGAACGTTCATCATCAATGCAAAGAAGACAGGAAATCTGGGTCGCTATTTGAATCATTCCTGTACTCCAAACCTTATGGTGCAGAATGTCTTCATTGATACTCACGACTTGAGATTTCCGTGGGTAGCTTTTTTTGCAAGCAG taCGATTCGTTCTGGGATGGAACTAACTTGGGATTACAATTATGTGGTTGGGTCTATTCCGGACCGAGTTATTCATTGCTATTGTGGATCTACTAAGTGCCGAAAAAGACTGCTCTAA